GGGGCGGAGACCCCGGCGGCGCGGGCCGCGCCGGCGACCAGCGTGAGGTTCTTCAGGACGTCGGCGGCGCCGCCCTGGATGGTGAAGTCGCGGGACTCCAGCTTGGTGGACTTGACGCGGGAGATGTCGCTCGTCATCTGGCTGTTGTCGACGATGCTGCGCAGCGTGTGCAGGTCGAGGTTGTTGCGGGCGGCGAAGTGGAACGCCTCCACCAGGCCCAGGACGCTGCTGAGCATGAAGATGTTGGTGGCCAGCTTCATGGTGAGCGCGTCCGGGACCGGGCCGCAGACGATGGTCTCCCGGCACATCGGGGCGAGCAGCGGGCGTACCGTCTCGATCGTCTCGGGGTCGCCGGCCAGCATCGCGACGAGCGCGCCCTGCGCGGCCGGGACGCGGGAGCCGGAGACCGGGGCCTCGACGTAGGTGCCGCCGCCGGCCCGGACGGCCGACTCCAGGCGCTGGGAGTCCTCGGGCGCGACCGTTCCCATGTGGACGACGATCCGGCCGGTGACGTCGGCGTCCTCGAGGACGGCGTCGGCCGCGGCGGCGTTGGCGAGCATCAGAATGATCACCTGGGAGCCGGTGAAGACCTCGGCGGCGGACCCGGCGACGCGCGCCCCGGCGTCGCGCAGCGGTTCGGCGCGCGACGCCGTGCGGTTCCAGACCACGAGGTCGGTGCCGGCCCGGGCCAGATTCAGCGCCATCAGCTGACCCATGGTGCCCAGCCCGATGAAACCCACGGTTGTCACAAGTGTCCTCCGATGTCACGTCAGGTCACCGAAGAAACGTTGTCGTAACCGTCACCGGTTCGACGGTTATGGCTCAGCTCACGCCGTCAGCCTACGAAGATGCAGAACGGGTGTCCGGCCGGGTCGGCGTAGACGCGCAGCGGCTCGTCGTCGTCCAGGCGCTCCAGCAGTGGCGTGCCGCCGAGCGCGAGCACCCGCGGATGCTGGGCGGTGAGCTCCGCGACGCTGCCGACGCAGAGATCCAGATGCAGTTGCTGCGGGATCTCCCGCGAGGCCGGCCAGGTCGGCCGGGGCAGCTCGGCCACGTGCTGGAACGCGAGCCGGGGCGCGCCGCCGGGCTCGCACAGCACCAGCCAGTCGCGGCCCAGCGGGTCGTCCGCGCCGGGCGCGGGTGGCTCGTCGCCGGCGCGGTACTCGAGGCCCAGCAGCTCACGGTAGAACTCGGCCAGCGCCCGCGGATCCGTGGTGTCCAGCACCGTCTGGCGCAGCTTCGGAACGGTCATGTGGTGCATTCTTCCCCGTCGCCGGGCCGGGCCGGGCGGTCCGGCCCGGCGACGGGGAACCGGTCAGGTCGGGCGGCGGCGTTCGATCGGCAGCCGCGACCGGGTGAGCAGGCCCGCGCCGAGCATCGCGACCAGCGGCACCACCAGGATCAACCCCAGGTTCGCCCACGGTACGGACAGCGGGTAGAGCGGGACCAACGGCCACGCGCCGGCGATCGCCTGGTTCCGCGCGGCCAGCACGGCGAACGCGGACCCGATGCCGGCCGCCACGCCGAGCAGCGACCCGAGCCCGGCGATCACACCGGACTGGCTCAGCGTCAGCAGCCGCCGGACGCGCGGCGCCGCACCGATCGCGGCCAGCGTGGACAGGTCCGCGCGCCCGTCCGCCGCGGCCAGGCCGGTCGCTATCCCGGCCGCGCCCAGCGTGATCAGCGTGGACGCGGCGGCCAGCAGCCAGAGCATCGGCGATTCGTCGCCGGCCGGGCCGCGCTCGACGAACGCGGTGCCGCTGCCCGCCTCGGCCAGCGCCAGGTTGAGCCGGTCGAGCTCGCCGACGTCCGGTGCGGTGCCGGCAGCGACCACCAGACCGGCCGGCGCGGTGCCGAGACCGGCCTGCCGCACGACCTCGGGGGACAGCACGGTGCCGGCGCCGAACCGGCCGGACTCCAGCAGGTAACCGGGCACCGCGATCTCCCGGGACTCCGCCTCGTCGGCGCCGGGCCGGGTGCGCAGCACCTGCAGCAGGGCCATGCCGTCGTCGAGCAGCGACGGATCGCCGACCACCACGCCGCCGCGGTCCAGCACGGCCACGGCCCGGTCGAGGTCCGGCCCGGACGCGCCGGTCAGCGCGACCAGCGTCTCCCGGCCGCCGACCGCGTCGCGGAACGTGGGGCCGCTGAAGTGCCAGGTCCGCTCGCACCGCGGGTCCTCGGCCAGCGCCAGGACCTGCTCCCGGGTGGCCGGTTCCCGTTCGTCGCCGGGGCACCGGGTGGCCGGTGGCCGGATCGCGACCAGGTTGCAGTTCTCGTACGTGGCCGGGTCCGCGCAGCCGGCCGCGGAGATCTCGGTGACGGCGGCGCCCGGGAGCAGGCGCTCGACCGCGGCGCGGGCCCGGTCCTCGGACGCCGGGTCGTAGTCGTCGCGGTAGTTCTCGTAGTCGACGCCGACGTAGCCGCGCGGAAGCCCGGCCAGGTAGCCCGCCTCGTCCTTCTCCGCCGTGCTGACCAGGTAGACACCGATCGCGACCGTGCCCGCGACCGCGGCCATCACGGCGGAGACGGCCGGCGCGGACGACGACCGGTTGCGCGCGGTGTCGCGCAGCGCGATCCGCGGCGCCGGCGGCAGCACGCCGCCGAGCCGGGCGATCAACCCGACCAGCGACGGCGTGCACAGCACCAGGCCCAGCTGCGCCAGCACCAGGCCGGCCACGATCCGCTGGGCACCCCAGTCCGCGCTGTCCTGCGGGCCGAGCGCCGTGACGGCCGCGCCCGCGGCGGTCAGCACCAGCCCGGTGATCAGCCAGCGGCGCTTGGACCGGACCACGCCGCGGCGCCCGGTGAACGCGGCCACCACGTCGGCGCGCGCGGCCGTGAACGCGGGCAC
This genomic window from Catenuloplanes niger contains:
- a CDS encoding NAD(P)-dependent oxidoreductase — protein: MTTVGFIGLGTMGQLMALNLARAGTDLVVWNRTASRAEPLRDAGARVAGSAAEVFTGSQVIILMLANAAAADAVLEDADVTGRIVVHMGTVAPEDSQRLESAVRAGGGTYVEAPVSGSRVPAAQGALVAMLAGDPETIETVRPLLAPMCRETIVCGPVPDALTMKLATNIFMLSSVLGLVEAFHFAARNNLDLHTLRSIVDNSQMTSDISRVKSTKLESRDFTIQGGAADVLKNLTLVAGAARAAGVSAPLTETMHRLMEETVVLGHGSDDFTAALKALEARDC
- a CDS encoding VOC family protein is translated as MTVPKLRQTVLDTTDPRALAEFYRELLGLEYRAGDEPPAPGADDPLGRDWLVLCEPGGAPRLAFQHVAELPRPTWPASREIPQQLHLDLCVGSVAELTAQHPRVLALGGTPLLERLDDDEPLRVYADPAGHPFCIFVG
- a CDS encoding FtsX-like permease family protein; translated protein: MRSWLTALRISRREMRRAKGRSALVVAMIAVPVCALGYAAASYDMLTLTPPETATRTLGAADALLLPRLDEPIVQGADGEQWMPAAADSSGDGRTGMTEAEALDVLPAGSRVVPMSFGGAEFRTATGGLAPAETAQLDLADPIFEGMIELLDGRAPSAPGEVAMSEAARARFGDTIESRERDRSWTVVGTMEFHADLGEFLVFPPGTFPEPGVEGSGQWLADTPEPIDWVQVNQINRRGVAVTSRAVLLDPPDPSITALPWDGSAPPERGLNIVTVVSGLAMLEIILLAGPAFAVGARRRQRSLALVAANGGTRAHLRRIVLADGLTLGFTGAVVGVVAAVLLAVLARPAAEELVAGARFGGYRFNLPMLAGIVLLAVVTGLLAATVPAFTAARADVVAAFTGRRGVVRSKRRWLITGLVLTAAGAAVTALGPQDSADWGAQRIVAGLVLAQLGLVLCTPSLVGLIARLGGVLPPAPRIALRDTARNRSSSAPAVSAVMAAVAGTVAIGVYLVSTAEKDEAGYLAGLPRGYVGVDYENYRDDYDPASEDRARAAVERLLPGAAVTEISAAGCADPATYENCNLVAIRPPATRCPGDEREPATREQVLALAEDPRCERTWHFSGPTFRDAVGGRETLVALTGASGPDLDRAVAVLDRGGVVVGDPSLLDDGMALLQVLRTRPGADEAESREIAVPGYLLESGRFGAGTVLSPEVVRQAGLGTAPAGLVVAAGTAPDVGELDRLNLALAEAGSGTAFVERGPAGDESPMLWLLAAASTLITLGAAGIATGLAAADGRADLSTLAAIGAAPRVRRLLTLSQSGVIAGLGSLLGVAAGIGSAFAVLAARNQAIAGAWPLVPLYPLSVPWANLGLILVVPLVAMLGAGLLTRSRLPIERRRPT